A genomic region of Notamacropus eugenii isolate mMacEug1 chromosome 3, mMacEug1.pri_v2, whole genome shotgun sequence contains the following coding sequences:
- the LOC140531895 gene encoding hyaluronidase-4-like — MKTLFERRLTLHVVQPSHLTSWLLVSFILKPIASLKPARLPIYQRKPFIAAWNAPTDQCSTKYNVILNLKMFHVIGSPLAKARGQNVTIFYVNRLGYYPWYTSHGVPINGGLPQNISLQTHLEKAGQDIDYYIPAEDFSGLAVIDWEYWRPQWARNWNTKDVYRQKSRKLISEVKANMSADDIENLAKISFEESAKAFMKETIQLGLRNRPRGLWGYYLYPDCHNYNIYDQNYTGSCPEDEVLRNNELSWLWNSSAALYPSIGVKKSLGNSENILRFSQFRVNESMRISTMTSHNYALPVFVYTRLGYRDEPLYFLSKQDLISTIGESAALGAAGFVIWGDMNLTSSEGNCTKVKQFVTSDLGIYIVNVTKAAEVCSRYLCRNNGRCVRKIWKAADYLHLNPESCQIEASDDGEFVVKGQPSDSDLKGMSEKFSCHCYQGYRGSDCREIKTSDSCSGNSLSSGSITVQCLLVLVCYLNFQD; from the exons ATGAAAACATTATTTGAGAGAAGATTAACACTACATGTTGTGCAACCATCACATCTCACCTCATGGCTACTTGTGTCATTTATTTTGAAACCTATTGCCTCTTTAAAACCAGCTCGACTTCCAATTTATCAAAGGAAACCTTTTATAGCTGCTTGGAATGCCCCAACAGATCAGTGTTCAACAAAGTATAATGTAATActgaatttaaaaatgtttcatgtcATTGGCAGCCCATTGGCCAAGGCAAGAGGGCAAAATGTTACTATATTTTATGTCAACAGACTGGGATATTATCCCTGGTATACATCACATGGAGTTCCTATTAATGGGGGACTTCCCCAGAACATTAGTTTGCAAACTCATCTGGAAAAAGCTGGGCAAGACATAGATTATTATATTCCAGCTGAGGATTTCAGTGGACTTGCTGTTATAGACTGGGAATACTGGAGGCCTCAATGGGCACGGAACTGGAACACAAAAGATGTATATAGGCAGAAGTCAAGAAAGCTAATTTCTGAAGTAAAAGCAAATATGTCAGCCGATGATATTGAAAATTTAGCCAAAATCTCTTTTGAAGAAAGTGCAAAGGCTTTCATGAAGGAAACCATCCAACTGGGACTCAGGAACCGCCCCAGGGGCCTTTGGGGTTACTATTTATATCCTGATTGTCACAATTACAACATTTATGACCAAAATTACACTGGCTCCTGCCCAGAGGATGAAGTTTTGAGGAACAATGAGCTTTCCTGGCTTTGGAACAGTAGTGCGGCTTTATATCCTTCCATTGGAGTCAAAAAATCACTTGGGAACAGTGAAAACATCTTACGCTTCTCTCAATTTAGGGTAAATGAATCAATGAGGATTTCCACTATGACATCTCACAATTATGCTCTGCCTGTATTTGTCTATACAAGGTTAGGATACAGAGATGAGccattatattttctttctaag CAAGACCTAATTAGTACCATAGGAGAAAGTGCTGCCTTGGGAGCTGCAGGCTTTGTTATTTGGGGAGACATGAATTTAACTTCATCTGAG GGCAACTGTACAAAGGTGAAACAGTTTGTTACATCTGATCTAGGGATCTACATTGTCAATGTGACCAAAGCAGCTGAAGTATGCAGCAGATACCTCTGTAGGAATAATGGGAGATGTgtaagaaaaatctggaaagcagCAGATTACCTCCACCTGAACCCTGAAAGCTGCCAGATCGAGGCCTCTGATGATGGAGAATTTGTTGTGAAAGGACAACCATCTGATTCAGACTTGAAAGGGATGTCAGAGAAATTTTCTTGTCACTGTTATCAGGGATATAGGGGAAGTGATTGCCGAGAAATTAAGACATCTGACAGCTGCTCTGGGAATTCTCTTTCCTCTGGATCAATAACAGTACAGTGTCTACTAGTGTTAGTCTGTTATCTGAACTTTCAGGACTAA